One Salvelinus sp. IW2-2015 linkage group LG4q.2, ASM291031v2, whole genome shotgun sequence DNA window includes the following coding sequences:
- the LOC111963473 gene encoding galectin-3, with the protein MDLSDALGGEPGWPGQNNQQGSGGVWPGGQPNQPTWPGQPGGQPGQPAPMWPGQQPNPSQPSWPGQQGGGQPGWPGQPGGGQPGQPTWPGQPGGGQPGQQTWPGQPGGGQPSQPTWPGQPGQISQPTAPGWPSPGPGPAQPTAPQNSSLKVPYDLNLPNGCYDKMLITIRGTVNQNAKMFTINLTKGNDIAMHLNPRFNDQGKKTIVRNSQIGNTWGKEEREHNHFPFTQGQPFEMKIMCTNSEFKVAVNSSHILEFKHRIRDIQSIKHLVIYNDVTLTSVEIDKL; encoded by the exons CTTTCAGATGCTCTGGGTGGTGAACCGGGCTGGCCAGGCCAGAACAACCAGCAGGGTAGTGGGGGCGTGTGGCCTGGTGGGCAACCCAACCAGCCAACATGGCCAGGACAGCCTGGTGGTCAACCAGGCCAGCCCGCCCCCATGTGGCCTGGACAACAACCAAACCCTTCCCAACCCTCATGGCCCGGACAACAAGGAGGGGGGCAGCCCGGCTGGCCCGGACAACCAGGTGGGGGGCAGCCTGGCCAGCCAACCTGGCCCGGACAACCAGGTGGGGGGCAGCCTGGCCAGCAAACCTGGCCCGGACAACCAGGTGGGGGACAGCCCAGTCAGCCGACATGGCCAGGGCAGCCAGGACAGATTAGCCAACCTACTGCACCCGGATGGCCAAGCCCCGGTCCAGGCCCTGCCCAACCAACTGCTCCACAAAATAGTTCACTG AAAGTGCCATATGACCTGAATCTGCCAAATGGATGCTACGACAAGATGCTCATCACAATTCGTGGGACAGTTAACCAAAATGCCAAAAT GTTCACCATCAATCTAACCAAAGGGAATGACATTGCCATGCACTTAAACCCACGCTTTAATGACCAGGGAAAGAAAACGATTGTGCGGAACAGTCAGATAGGCAATACATGgggcaaagaggagagagagcacaatCACTTCCCCTTCACTCAGGGCCAGCCCTTCGAG ATGAAGATCATGTGCACTAACAGTGAGTTCAAGGTGGCAGTGAACAGCTCACACATCCTGGAGTTCAAACACCGCATCCGTGACATCCAATCCATCAAACACCTGGTCATCTATAATGATGTCACCCTCACGTCTGTGGAGATTGACAAACTATAA
- the LOC111963471 gene encoding F-box only protein 34 isoform X1, producing the protein MPERCESMSYCSATAASHREPRKPPPPNLLQSAWRVAAMHLKQHPKLQKKEIHLESSQDSQRGLHVSQQGVLSQRTVWGVRPAVTLVGPISNGLGQGTACYPLSVISTNTLQCCSNDNSGSNHLNNSNNNHGNSGSGLQTSRLSESEGDVFHSSATWAQSKISKTTSCNTPSSLLLSTCTTSSTGSVGSENQEASFRISYEGEDREGPLEIWAVIKPGNTKEKIAIFASPQCRGSLVNGGDGEPVREAGEDLVSSSPVRTVSVKMKSCWEDEGGSVAKRRRRSGSQGHHQDRDRQSSGALETLSPTENSPVEVTLCLRESPRVPECGEVVVRVGGEQVCRVEGEEVSETGTDKALSVVELVAFLEQRASDKQVDSKPVSLRSSTSITLTRGLSLTLEPQQPRAPDQNAQGTDEEAECVKVSDMVAKLESECLKHQSVRREGSRSGGELSRNSLTRNNLSRNNSLSRNNSLRRRVGRVLLAGADAFSISAQPPPSQSPTGPHHGLEETTRVPHRHASPSTGYPSASTSHTDKLAPSSCREAAQLASSTSDSASPSRSVDSGCGASVVREPDESCEAQGLGQQKKNRAVESVQNLHFQLLSEQARASSTESSSKLQCEEPLPGMLFFSHTLPSQVVLEHTLPHTDNIPTHTHTPQDMESSPKPTRDSAEPSKIQPCDPSITSLLPEPISHSENWAEEAVSEEEGSDVSRCETVPFPLRRMVSHEFLEMRFKIQLLLEPQQYMSFLPHHIIIKIFCLLPTESLAALKCTCHFFKFIIESYGVRPADSRWVCDPRYKDDPCKQCKKRYGRGDVSLCRWHHKPYCQALPYGPGYWMCCHGSRKDTPGCNVGLHDNRWVPAFHSINMPIYKKPREVSEE; encoded by the exons ATGCCTGAGAGATGTGAATCTATGAGTTACTGCAGCGCTACTGCCGCCTCTCACAGGGAACCTAGGAAACCACCACCACCCAACCTGCTGCAGTCAGCCTGGAG GGTTGCAGCCATGCATCTCAAGCAACACCCCAAACTGCAGAAGAAAGAGATCCACCTTGAGTCCAGTCAAGACAGCCAGAGAGGCCTTCATGTGAGCCAGCAGGGGGTCCTGTCACAGAGGACAGTGTGGGGGGTCCGCCCGGCAGTGACCCTGGTTGGTCCGATAAGCAATGGGCTAGGCCAGGGTACGGCCTGCTACCCCCTCAGTGTCATATCCACCAACACCCTGCAGTGCTGCAGTAATGACAACAGTGGCTCCAACCACCTCAACAACAGTAATAATAACCACGGCAACAGTGGCAGTGGGCTGCAGACCTCGAGGCTGAGTGAGTCCGAGGGGGATGTATTCCACAGTAGTGCCACCTGGGCCCAGAGTAAAATCTCCAAGACCACCTCCTGCAACACCCCCTCCTCCCTGCTACTCTCCACCTGCACCACCTCTTCTACAGGCTCAGTGGGCTCTGAGAACCAGGAGGCCTCCTTCAGAATCTCTTAtgaaggggaggacagagagggaccgCTGGAAATCTGGGCTGTCATCAAGCCTGGCAACACCAAGGAGAAGATCGCCATCTTCGCCTCGCCCCAGTGCCGTGGCAGCCTGGTGAACGGTGGCGATGGAGAGCCTGTCAGAGAAGCCGGTGAGGACTTGGTGAGCAGCAGCCCGGTGAGGACCGTGTCTGTGAAGATGAAGAGCTGCTGGGAGGACGAGGGTGGCTCTGTGGCCAAGCGCAGGAGGAGGTCAGGGTCTCAGGGGCACCACCAGGACCGAGACAGACAGTCATCCGGAGCCCTGGAGACACTGAGCCCCACTGAGAACAGCCCTGTAGAGGTGACCCTCTGCCTCAGAGAGAGCCCCAGAGTGCCTGAGTGTGGGGAGGTGGTTGTACGGGTGGGTGGGGAGCAGGTGTGTAGGGTAGAGGGTGAGGAGGTGAGTGAGACTGGGACTGACAAGGCTCTCTCTGTGGTGGAGTTGGTGGCCTTCTTGGAGCAGAGAGCCAGCGACAAGCAGGTGGACTCTAAGCCTGTGTCTCTGCGGAGCTCCACAAGCATTACCTTAACCAGGGGGCTGTCACTGACCCTAGAGCCTCAGCAGCCCAGAGCCCCAGACCAGAATGCCCAGGGGACAGATGAGGAGGCAGAATGTGTAAAGGTGTCAGACATGGTGGCCAAGCTGGAGTCAGAGTGCCTGAAGCACCAGAGTGTTAGAAGGGAAGGGTCCAGATCTGGAGGAGAGCTCTCACGCAACAGCCTCACGCGCAACAACCTCTCACGCAACAACAGCCTATCGCGCAACAACAGCCTGCGGAGGAGGGTGGGCCGGGTGCTACTGGCAGGAGCAGATGCCTTCTCCATCTCAGCCCAGCCACCTCCATCTCAGTCTCCCACCGGGCCCCATCATGGACTAGAGGAGACGACCAGGGTGCCGCACCGCCACGCTAGTCCCTCTACTGGCTATCCCTCTGCTAGCACCAGCCACACGGACAAACTAGCTCCCAGCAGCTGCCGTGAAGCTGCCCAGTTGGCTTCCAGCACCTCTGACTCAGCCTCTCCGTCTCGCAGCGTGGACTCTGGGTGTGGCGCCTCTGTCGTCAGAGAGCCAGATGAGAGCTGTGAGGCCCAGGGCCTGGGGCAGCAGAAGAAGAACAGGGCTGTAGAGTCTGTGCAGAACCTGCACTTCCAGCTCCTGTCAGAGCAGGCCAGAGCCAGCAGTACAGAGAGCAGTAGTAAACTACAGTGTGAGGAGCCCCTCCCAGGCATGCTGTTCTTCTCACACACTCTGCCCTCACAGGTGGTACTtgaacacacactcccacacacagacaatattcccacccacacacacaccccccaggACATGGAATCCAGCCCTAAACCCACCAGAGACTCAGCAGAACCCTCCAAGATTCAGCCCTGTGACCCTTCTATCACTTCTCTCCTCCCTGAACCCATATCACATAGTGAGAACTGGGCCGAAGAGGCGGTGAGTGAGGAAGAGGGGAGTGATGTTAGCCGGTGTGAGACAGTGCCTTTCCCCCTGCGCCGCATGGTGTCTCACGAGTTCCTGGAGATGCGCTTTAAGATCCAGCTGCTTCTGGAACCCCAGCAGTACATGTCCTTCCTGCCTCACCACATCATCATCAAGATCTTCTGCCTGCTGCCCACAGAGAGCCTGGCCGCGCTCAAGTGCACCTGCCACTTTTTCAAGTTCATCATCGAGAGCTACGGCGTGCGCCCCGCAGACTCCCGCTGGGTGTGCGACCCCCGCTACAAAGACGATCCCTGCAAGCAGTGTAAAAAGCGGTACGGGCGCGGAGACGTGTCCCTCTGCCGCTGGCACCACAAGCCCTACTGCCAGGCGCTGCCCTACGGCCCCGGGTACTGGATGTGTTGCCACGGCTCCCGCAAAGACACGCCCGGCTGCAACGTCGGTCTACATGACAACCGCTGGGTGCCCGCCTTCCATAGTATCAACATGCCAATCTATAAGAAACCCAGGGAGGTCTCTGAGGAGTAG
- the LOC111963471 gene encoding F-box only protein 34 isoform X2, whose product MYHSNSLISFCSRVAAMHLKQHPKLQKKEIHLESSQDSQRGLHVSQQGVLSQRTVWGVRPAVTLVGPISNGLGQGTACYPLSVISTNTLQCCSNDNSGSNHLNNSNNNHGNSGSGLQTSRLSESEGDVFHSSATWAQSKISKTTSCNTPSSLLLSTCTTSSTGSVGSENQEASFRISYEGEDREGPLEIWAVIKPGNTKEKIAIFASPQCRGSLVNGGDGEPVREAGEDLVSSSPVRTVSVKMKSCWEDEGGSVAKRRRRSGSQGHHQDRDRQSSGALETLSPTENSPVEVTLCLRESPRVPECGEVVVRVGGEQVCRVEGEEVSETGTDKALSVVELVAFLEQRASDKQVDSKPVSLRSSTSITLTRGLSLTLEPQQPRAPDQNAQGTDEEAECVKVSDMVAKLESECLKHQSVRREGSRSGGELSRNSLTRNNLSRNNSLSRNNSLRRRVGRVLLAGADAFSISAQPPPSQSPTGPHHGLEETTRVPHRHASPSTGYPSASTSHTDKLAPSSCREAAQLASSTSDSASPSRSVDSGCGASVVREPDESCEAQGLGQQKKNRAVESVQNLHFQLLSEQARASSTESSSKLQCEEPLPGMLFFSHTLPSQVVLEHTLPHTDNIPTHTHTPQDMESSPKPTRDSAEPSKIQPCDPSITSLLPEPISHSENWAEEAVSEEEGSDVSRCETVPFPLRRMVSHEFLEMRFKIQLLLEPQQYMSFLPHHIIIKIFCLLPTESLAALKCTCHFFKFIIESYGVRPADSRWVCDPRYKDDPCKQCKKRYGRGDVSLCRWHHKPYCQALPYGPGYWMCCHGSRKDTPGCNVGLHDNRWVPAFHSINMPIYKKPREVSEE is encoded by the coding sequence ATGTACCACAGTAACTCATTAATTTCCTTCTGTTCCAGGGTTGCAGCCATGCATCTCAAGCAACACCCCAAACTGCAGAAGAAAGAGATCCACCTTGAGTCCAGTCAAGACAGCCAGAGAGGCCTTCATGTGAGCCAGCAGGGGGTCCTGTCACAGAGGACAGTGTGGGGGGTCCGCCCGGCAGTGACCCTGGTTGGTCCGATAAGCAATGGGCTAGGCCAGGGTACGGCCTGCTACCCCCTCAGTGTCATATCCACCAACACCCTGCAGTGCTGCAGTAATGACAACAGTGGCTCCAACCACCTCAACAACAGTAATAATAACCACGGCAACAGTGGCAGTGGGCTGCAGACCTCGAGGCTGAGTGAGTCCGAGGGGGATGTATTCCACAGTAGTGCCACCTGGGCCCAGAGTAAAATCTCCAAGACCACCTCCTGCAACACCCCCTCCTCCCTGCTACTCTCCACCTGCACCACCTCTTCTACAGGCTCAGTGGGCTCTGAGAACCAGGAGGCCTCCTTCAGAATCTCTTAtgaaggggaggacagagagggaccgCTGGAAATCTGGGCTGTCATCAAGCCTGGCAACACCAAGGAGAAGATCGCCATCTTCGCCTCGCCCCAGTGCCGTGGCAGCCTGGTGAACGGTGGCGATGGAGAGCCTGTCAGAGAAGCCGGTGAGGACTTGGTGAGCAGCAGCCCGGTGAGGACCGTGTCTGTGAAGATGAAGAGCTGCTGGGAGGACGAGGGTGGCTCTGTGGCCAAGCGCAGGAGGAGGTCAGGGTCTCAGGGGCACCACCAGGACCGAGACAGACAGTCATCCGGAGCCCTGGAGACACTGAGCCCCACTGAGAACAGCCCTGTAGAGGTGACCCTCTGCCTCAGAGAGAGCCCCAGAGTGCCTGAGTGTGGGGAGGTGGTTGTACGGGTGGGTGGGGAGCAGGTGTGTAGGGTAGAGGGTGAGGAGGTGAGTGAGACTGGGACTGACAAGGCTCTCTCTGTGGTGGAGTTGGTGGCCTTCTTGGAGCAGAGAGCCAGCGACAAGCAGGTGGACTCTAAGCCTGTGTCTCTGCGGAGCTCCACAAGCATTACCTTAACCAGGGGGCTGTCACTGACCCTAGAGCCTCAGCAGCCCAGAGCCCCAGACCAGAATGCCCAGGGGACAGATGAGGAGGCAGAATGTGTAAAGGTGTCAGACATGGTGGCCAAGCTGGAGTCAGAGTGCCTGAAGCACCAGAGTGTTAGAAGGGAAGGGTCCAGATCTGGAGGAGAGCTCTCACGCAACAGCCTCACGCGCAACAACCTCTCACGCAACAACAGCCTATCGCGCAACAACAGCCTGCGGAGGAGGGTGGGCCGGGTGCTACTGGCAGGAGCAGATGCCTTCTCCATCTCAGCCCAGCCACCTCCATCTCAGTCTCCCACCGGGCCCCATCATGGACTAGAGGAGACGACCAGGGTGCCGCACCGCCACGCTAGTCCCTCTACTGGCTATCCCTCTGCTAGCACCAGCCACACGGACAAACTAGCTCCCAGCAGCTGCCGTGAAGCTGCCCAGTTGGCTTCCAGCACCTCTGACTCAGCCTCTCCGTCTCGCAGCGTGGACTCTGGGTGTGGCGCCTCTGTCGTCAGAGAGCCAGATGAGAGCTGTGAGGCCCAGGGCCTGGGGCAGCAGAAGAAGAACAGGGCTGTAGAGTCTGTGCAGAACCTGCACTTCCAGCTCCTGTCAGAGCAGGCCAGAGCCAGCAGTACAGAGAGCAGTAGTAAACTACAGTGTGAGGAGCCCCTCCCAGGCATGCTGTTCTTCTCACACACTCTGCCCTCACAGGTGGTACTtgaacacacactcccacacacagacaatattcccacccacacacacaccccccaggACATGGAATCCAGCCCTAAACCCACCAGAGACTCAGCAGAACCCTCCAAGATTCAGCCCTGTGACCCTTCTATCACTTCTCTCCTCCCTGAACCCATATCACATAGTGAGAACTGGGCCGAAGAGGCGGTGAGTGAGGAAGAGGGGAGTGATGTTAGCCGGTGTGAGACAGTGCCTTTCCCCCTGCGCCGCATGGTGTCTCACGAGTTCCTGGAGATGCGCTTTAAGATCCAGCTGCTTCTGGAACCCCAGCAGTACATGTCCTTCCTGCCTCACCACATCATCATCAAGATCTTCTGCCTGCTGCCCACAGAGAGCCTGGCCGCGCTCAAGTGCACCTGCCACTTTTTCAAGTTCATCATCGAGAGCTACGGCGTGCGCCCCGCAGACTCCCGCTGGGTGTGCGACCCCCGCTACAAAGACGATCCCTGCAAGCAGTGTAAAAAGCGGTACGGGCGCGGAGACGTGTCCCTCTGCCGCTGGCACCACAAGCCCTACTGCCAGGCGCTGCCCTACGGCCCCGGGTACTGGATGTGTTGCCACGGCTCCCGCAAAGACACGCCCGGCTGCAACGTCGGTCTACATGACAACCGCTGGGTGCCCGCCTTCCATAGTATCAACATGCCAATCTATAAGAAACCCAGGGAGGTCTCTGAGGAGTAG